A section of the Macadamia integrifolia cultivar HAES 741 chromosome 9, SCU_Mint_v3, whole genome shotgun sequence genome encodes:
- the LOC122090059 gene encoding alcohol acyltransferase 9-like — protein MADTNVQVKEAVVVTPSEPTPTHVLSLSALDSQLFLRFTIEYLLVYRSRSGTDRSATKARLKAALSQALVPYYPLAGRVRAARPDGSNLEVVCRAQGAVFIEAISDIPAAQLELAPRYSTQWRNLLSFHVADVLRGAPPLVVQLTWLPEGAAAVAVGFSHCICDGIGSAEFLNAFAELATGRRGISDLKPKPVWNRHLLDPLIRTNHQRSPATCHPEFNPVQDVSGFVHRFSREPLTPTSFTFDRRVLTQLKKLASSTTRPSELEQSYTSFEVLTAHVWRCWARALQLPATQTLRLLFSVNIRSRVKPNLPDGYYGNGLILGCAQTGEKELVENGLGWAAGLIRRAKEKIGDEYVRRVVESVSGSRACPDSVGVLIVSQWSRLGLERVDLGMGKPVHVGPVCSDRYCLFLPVHERSDAVKVMVALPNSAVDKYEYYLTSQHSF, from the coding sequence ATGGCAGACACGAACGTACAAGTTAAAGAAGCAGTGGTGGTGACTCCATCGGAGCCAACCCCAACCCACGTCCTCTCCCTCTCCGCTCTCGACTCTCAGCTCTTCCTCCGCTTCACCATCGAGTACCTCCTTGTCTACCGCTCTCGCTCCGGCACTGACCGGTCTGCAACTAAAGCTCGTCTCAAAGCTGCACTCTCCCAGGCACTCGTCCCTTACTACCCTCTCGCCGGTCGAGTCAGGGCGGCTAGACCAGACGGTTCGAACTTAGAGGTCGTATGTCGTGCCCAAGGTGCGGTTTTCATTGAGGCCATCTCTGATATCCCAGCAGCCCAGTTGGAACTTGCCCCCCGTTACTCTACCCAGTGGCGAAACCTACTGTCCTTCCACGTGGCAGATGTTCTTCGAGGGGCCCCACCTCTTGTTGTCCAGCTGACTTGGCTTCCCGAGGGTGCAGCTGCCGTTGCCGTAGGCTTCAGTCATTGTATCTGTGACGGAATCGGTAGCGCAGAGTTCCTCAATGCATTCGCTGAGTTAGCAACCGGTCGACGGGGCATTTCTGATTTGAAACCCAAACCGGTATGGAATCGCCACCTTCTCGACCCTCTTATTCGTACAAACCACCAGCGATCTCCCGCAACCTGCCACCCCGAGTTCAACCCAGTCCAAGATGTATCCGGCTTTGTCCACCGGTTCTCTCGAGAACCACTCACTCCAACATCCTTCACCTTCGACCGAAGAGTTCTAACACAACTCAAGAAGCTCGCATCGTCAACGACCCGACCCAGCGAGTTGGAGCAATCGTATACGTCGTTCGAGGTGCTAACGGCGCACGTGTGGAGATGCTGGGCTAGAGCTTTGCAATTGCCGGCGACACAAACGTTGAGGCTTCTCTTCAGCGTCAACATTCGGAGCAGAGTGAAGCCCAATTTACCCGATGGATACTATGGAAACGGGCTCATTCTGGGTTGCGCACAAACCGGAGAGAAGGAGCTGGTCGAgaatgggttgggttgggcggCGGGGTTAATTAGGAGGGCCAAGGAGAAGATAGGTGACGAATACGTAAGAAGAGTAGTGGAATCGGTGTCTGGGTCGAGGGCGTGTCCTGACTCGGTGGGGGTGCTGATAGTGTCACAATGGTCAAGACTAGGACTGGAAAGAGTTGACTTGGGTATGGGAAAACCCGTTCATGTGGGCCCAGTTTGTAGTGATAGGTATTGTCTGTTCTTACCGGTTCACGAGCGGAGTGATGCCGTGAAGGTGATGGTGGCGCTACCTAATAGCGCCGTTGACAAGTATGAATACTACCTGACCAGTCAGCACTCTTTCTGA
- the LOC122090100 gene encoding mRNA turnover protein 4 homolog, giving the protein MPKSKRNRAVTLSKTKKKGRDHKESIVNSIRDAVENYNSIYLFSFENMRNQKFKEFREQLKSTSRFFLGSNKVMQVALGRSVADEIRPGIHKVSKLLRGDTGLYFTNLPKEDVQRLFGEYEEYDFARTGTTATEKVELKEGPLDQFTHEMEPFLRKQGMPVRLNKGVVELVSDYVVCEEGNPLSPEAARILRLLGIKMATFRLHLICLWSPDNFELFKEGLEFSDVESS; this is encoded by the exons ATGCCTAAATCGAAGCGTAACAGAGCTG TTACATTATCGAAGActaagaagaagggaagggatcACAAAGAATCAATCGTGAATTCGATAAGGGATGCAGTAGAGAATTACAACTCTATCTACCTGTTCTCTTTTGAAAATATGAGAAATCAGAAGTTCAAGGAGTTTAGAGAGCAGCTCAAGTCTACCAGCAG GTTTTTCCTTGGATCCAACAAAGTGATGCAAGTTGCTTTAGGCAGATCTGTTGCTGATGAAATTAGACCTGGCATTCACAAAGTCTCTAAG CTATTGAGGGGAGACACTGGGCTTTATTTCACTAATTTGCCAAAAGAAGATGTCCAAAG ATTGTTTGGAGAATATGAAGAATATGACTTTGCAAGAACGGGAACCACAGCTACGGAAAAG GTGGAGCTCAAAGAAGGGCCTCTAGATCAGTTCACACATGAGATGGAGCCATTCCTTCGCAAGCAAGGGATGCCTGTTCGATTGAACAAAG GTGTGGTGGAGCTTGTTTCTGACTATGTTGTATGTGAAGAAGGAAATCCTTTATCACCTGAGGCAGCTCGCATACTG CGTCTGCTTGGGATTAAGATGGCTACATTTCGCCTTCATCTAATCTGCCTGTGGAGCCCAGATAATTTTGAATTGTTTAAAGAAGGGCTGGAATTTTCAGACGTTGAATCATCATAG
- the LOC122089912 gene encoding trihelix transcription factor ASIL2-like isoform X1 — MKEEAMEDQGAHATTRSHHHRHPFPHSGGGGGGREDCWSEGGTATLIEAWGDRYLRLSRGNLRQKDWKEVADAVNGRQGGIKPRKTDIQCKNRIDTLKKKFKLEKSKPGTSEWPFYSRLDLLIGTSPNPNSNPNPNKKRLPQPLLLPPPLFHKAPSVSFTIKHCKDNLNPNPNPNPNAIVYSGGSSSKSRLNSAGSSESSRGGLGDDRDDDFVFNGGIRKRRRTDREGSSSDAVAIRELARAILKFGEIYERIESSKQDQLMELERQRMEFTKDLEFQRMQMFMEAQLELEKVKRPKYASSTVQGRILFAQHFSCDTVHVALFMKIFCGPM, encoded by the coding sequence ATGAAGGAGGAGGCTATGGAAGATCAGGGTGCGCACGCTACTACCAGGTctcaccaccaccgccacccgTTTCCTCATAGTGGCGGTGGAGGTGGCGGTCGAGAAGATTGCTGGAGTGAAGGAGGTACTGCTACCCTAATTGAAGCCTGGGGCGATCGTTATCTCCGTCTCAGTCGCGGTAATCTCCGTCAAAAAGATTGGAAGGAGGTTGCCGATGCAGTGAACGGCCGTCAGGGCGGCATCAAGCCCCGGAAAACTGATATCCAATGTAAGAACCGGATCGACACCTTAAAGAAGAAATTTAAGCTCGAGAAGTCTAAGCCTGGCACTTCCGAATGGCCCTTCTACTCTCGTCTCGATCTGCTCATTGGCACCTCCCCCAATCCGAACTCCAACCCCAATCCTAACAAGAAGCGTTTGCCCCAGCCTCTTTTGTTACCGCCGCCATTATTTCATAAGGCTCCTTCCgtttccttcaccatcaagcaTTGCAAGGATAAtcttaaccctaaccctaaccccaaCCCTAACGCCATCGTCTATTCCGGTGGCTCTTCGTCTAAGTCCAGGCTCAACTCCGCTGGTTCCTCTGAGAGCTCTCGTGGTGGTTTGGGAGACGATCGAGATGATGATTTTGTGTTTAATGGTGGAATTCGGAAACGTCGGAGGACAGACAGAGAAGGTTCTTCGTCTGATGCGGTTGCGATTAGGGAGTTGGCCAGAGCGATTCTTAAGTTTGGGGAGATTTATGAGAGGATTGAGAGCTCTAAACAGGATCAGTTGATGGAGTTGGAAAGGCAGAGGATGGAGTTCACTAAAGATCTGGAGTTCCAGAGGATGCAGATGTTTATGGAAGCTCAGCTTGAGCTTGAGAAGGTGAAGCGCCCCAAGTATGCATCTAGTACAG
- the LOC122089912 gene encoding trihelix transcription factor ASIL2-like isoform X2, giving the protein MKEEAMEDQGAHATTRSHHHRHPFPHSGGGGGGREDCWSEGGTATLIEAWGDRYLRLSRGNLRQKDWKEVADAVNGRQGGIKPRKTDIQCKNRIDTLKKKFKLEKSKPGTSEWPFYSRLDLLIGTSPNPNSNPNPNKKRLPQPLLLPPPLFHKAPSVSFTIKHCKDNLNPNPNPNPNAIVYSGGSSSKSRLNSAGSSESSRGGLGDDRDDDFVFNGGIRKRRRTDREGSSSDAVAIRELARAILKFGEIYERIESSKQDQLMELERQRMEFTKDLEFQRMQMFMEAQLELEKVKRPKYASSTGKKL; this is encoded by the coding sequence ATGAAGGAGGAGGCTATGGAAGATCAGGGTGCGCACGCTACTACCAGGTctcaccaccaccgccacccgTTTCCTCATAGTGGCGGTGGAGGTGGCGGTCGAGAAGATTGCTGGAGTGAAGGAGGTACTGCTACCCTAATTGAAGCCTGGGGCGATCGTTATCTCCGTCTCAGTCGCGGTAATCTCCGTCAAAAAGATTGGAAGGAGGTTGCCGATGCAGTGAACGGCCGTCAGGGCGGCATCAAGCCCCGGAAAACTGATATCCAATGTAAGAACCGGATCGACACCTTAAAGAAGAAATTTAAGCTCGAGAAGTCTAAGCCTGGCACTTCCGAATGGCCCTTCTACTCTCGTCTCGATCTGCTCATTGGCACCTCCCCCAATCCGAACTCCAACCCCAATCCTAACAAGAAGCGTTTGCCCCAGCCTCTTTTGTTACCGCCGCCATTATTTCATAAGGCTCCTTCCgtttccttcaccatcaagcaTTGCAAGGATAAtcttaaccctaaccctaaccccaaCCCTAACGCCATCGTCTATTCCGGTGGCTCTTCGTCTAAGTCCAGGCTCAACTCCGCTGGTTCCTCTGAGAGCTCTCGTGGTGGTTTGGGAGACGATCGAGATGATGATTTTGTGTTTAATGGTGGAATTCGGAAACGTCGGAGGACAGACAGAGAAGGTTCTTCGTCTGATGCGGTTGCGATTAGGGAGTTGGCCAGAGCGATTCTTAAGTTTGGGGAGATTTATGAGAGGATTGAGAGCTCTAAACAGGATCAGTTGATGGAGTTGGAAAGGCAGAGGATGGAGTTCACTAAAGATCTGGAGTTCCAGAGGATGCAGATGTTTATGGAAGCTCAGCTTGAGCTTGAGAAGGTGAAGCGCCCCAAGTATGCATCTAGTACAG